The following are encoded in a window of Myxocyprinus asiaticus isolate MX2 ecotype Aquarium Trade chromosome 17, UBuf_Myxa_2, whole genome shotgun sequence genomic DNA:
- the LOC127454994 gene encoding tyrosine-protein kinase SRK3-like: MNCHLNIFSICAVNDQVKRRTSNLHAIAHDLERLAVPLDQPVPPTLSFYSEWEIDRSLLTKIKKLGSGEFAEVWHGLWNKTTDVAIKEFKVSSPNIKTEIEIMKELRHERLLKLYAVCTIDEPIWIITELMKNGSLKKFLISHKEKQDLEFSLMMDFAVQITEGMIYLENRIVHRDLRADNILLTDMQSCKIADFGLAELSLTGNHRSSSDVKVPVKWMAPEIFENNGFTSNSDVWSFGILITEIVTYGDDTYPGQDKMTCIRAVQRGQWMERPSGCPEALYEIILLCWRSKPEERPTFTVLKEKLMALIHEPVSELE, encoded by the exons ATGAATTGCCACTTAAATATATTCAGCATTTG TGCAGTGAATGATCAAGTGAAGCGAAGGACATCTAATTTGCATGCGATTGCCCATGACCTTGAGAGACTCGCTGTTCCC CTGGACCAGCCAGTTCCCCCTACTCTGTCATTTTATTCAGAATGGGAGATAGACAGAAGTTTACTAACCAAAATCAAGAAACTAGGCAGTGGAGAGTTTGCAGAGGTGTGGCACGGACTCTGGAACAAGACAACAGATGTGGCCATCAAAGAGTTTAAAG TCAGCAGTCCAAACATCAAAACAGAGATTGAAATCATGAAGGAACTGCGACACGAGCGTTTGTTGAAGCTCTACGCCGTCTGTACCATTGACGAACCCATCTGGATAATCACAGAGCTCATGAAAAATGGCAGTTTAAAGAAATTTCTCATCA GCCATAAAGAGAAACAGGATCTAGAGTTTTCGCTTATGATGGATTTTGCTGTCCAG ATTACAGAAGGAATGATTTACCTTGAAAATAGAATAGTTCACAGAGATCTGAGAGCTGATAACATTCTACTCACCGACATGCAGTCCTGCAAAATAGCCGATTTTGGGCTTGCTGAACTCAGTCTCACAGGCAACCACAGAAGTTCATCAG ATGTTAAGGTTCCTGTGAAATGGATGGCTCCTGAGATATTTGAGAACAATGGCTTCACAAGCAATAGTGACGTCTGGTCTTTCGGGATCCTCATAACTGAAATCGTCACATATGGAGATGACACATACCCTG GTCAAGACAAAATGACGTGCATTCGAGCCGTTCAACGAGGACAGTGGATGGAGCGGCCGTCCGGTTGCCCTGAAGCACTCTATGAAATTATACTGCTGTGCTGGAGGTCAAAGCCGGAGGAGAGACCaacatttactgtactaaaggAGAAACTGATGGCTCTCATCCATGAGCCAGTTTCTGAACTGGAGTAG